The genomic window GAAGTTTATGAAGGTGCAAAGCGTGTACGGGAAACCGGAGTAGATTATTTCCAAATTAAACCTGTAATTTGGCATCCAATGTCAAAAGATAAACAATATGAAGAAGAGTTTTTCCGTAATGCTTTACCCTTAATTCGTAAAGCTAAAGAACTAGAAACAGATACTTTTAAGGTTTTTGTTAAAGAAGATCAATTTATTGGTGTTTTATCTCCTGATTATGAACGTAGCACTTATAAGAAATGCTACTCAACTTTCTTTCCTGTTATTGAAGCAAATAAAAAAGTTTATTATTGTTCTCAAACTAGAGGGCTTCCAGAGTTTTGCTTAGGTGATTTATCAGTAAATACTTTTAAGGAAATTTGGGAAAGTGAACAAAGACAAAAAGTAATTGAAAGTATAGATATTAGTAAATGTCAGCCTATTTGCCGATGTCATCAGCTTAATAAGACACTTTGGGCAATTAGACACCCACAAAATGCACCTAATTTTGTTTAAGGATTTATGTTGATCTAAAATTAACTAAAATGGCAGTTGCCAACTGCCATTTTTAGTTTTAAGACTTTAAGATTTTTTGGTGTTAGTAGTTTCAATAGCTTGACTAATCATTTTAGCCCAAGCATCGCTTGCTTCTACTATCTTTAACCCAGCAGAATTAGATTTACCATCTTGCCAAACTAACTCAATAATTACTGCGGCTTCAAACTTAGTATCAGGCACAGAAAGAGTTAATACACTACCTTGTTCTATTTGATGGGTAATAGAAATTTTAGCTCCAGACAAACTTACATCGTGCGTAAAGGTTTGCTCAGAGAATTTTTGCCCTTCTCGATCAACCCCGCTAATACCAATTTTCAATTTAATTGAATGGCGAACCTCCGTCCGACGATCCTGATTTTCTTGTTGCTGTTTCATATCATCATAGAGATCGTCATAACAAAGCTGACAAACTTTACGATAATTTTGACGACGTACAACTTCACGAAATTCTGGTAGACGCGTCAGATCGAACAGATGGTCAACACTCTCTTCGCAACTGTCGCAAAAACCTTGCATCAGATTATTCTCCTTAATCTAATTTAAATAACTTATGAATTACGGTTTATTACTTTACTAACAATTCTTAGGTAGGGTGGCTGGTATTGCAAGGTTTTCCAGACTTTACTTACCATATATTAACAATAGAGATTATTTAGTAAAGCAAGCAAGTGTTGGACTACAAATCATTGAAATTGCTCCATTGTAACATATAATTTTTACTAGAAAAGAGCATTTTCTAATTAGAAAAAAGATTTATTTAATCTGTTAATTTCAACTCTTGTTTGGCAAAACTTAGAAGCAAAAATGAAACAAAATTTTTCTTTGAGAGTTATATAAATTGACCATTTTTCTTTAATTTTGACTAAAATAAATAAAATTTTTACCGAGGGTTTAACTATGTATCGTCTAACAGTCAGACAATTAATCTTACTTTCAGTTATTTCCGCAGTACTGGCTGGTGGTATTGTTGCTATTTATGATCGTTATTGGCGTTTTGCCTTATCTACTGCTAGTACCAATACAGAAATTACTTCAACACCAATTGATACAGAAACTCCTAAAATAGCAAAAACAGATGCTTTTTCCTTAGATGAACAAAATAATATACAGGTTTATGACAATATTAGCCCAGGGGTAGTTAATATTACTAGTACTGCCTACCTAGAAGATTTTTGGGGTAATGAAGTTGAAGCCCAGCAAGGAACAGGATCCGGTTCTATTATTGATAAAAAAGGACATATCTTAACTAATGTACATGTAATTAAAGATGCTCAAGAGTTAACTGTAACTTTAGCTGATAAAAGCACTTACAAAGCAAAGGTAATAGGTAAAGATCCAGACAATGATTTAGCTGTAATAAAGATAGATGCTCCTATAGAAAAACTTCATGTTGTTCCTTTAGGTAATTCTCAAGAACTTCGTATTGGTCAAAAAGTATTAGCTATAGGTAATCCTTTTGGATTAGATCGAACTTTAACACGTGGAATTATTTCTGGCCTTGGTCGTCCACTAAAAACTGCTAATGGTCGTACAGTAGATAATGTAATACAAACAGATGCTTCTATTAACCCTGGTAATTCTGGCGGGCCTCTACTTAATGCTAATGGGGAAATGATAGGGGTAAACACAGCTATTTATAGCCCTTCTGGTGGATCAGTTGGAATTGGTTTTGCGGTTCCAGTAGATATTGCTAAACGAGTAATACCAGAATTAATTAATTATGGGCAAGTCTTAAGACCTTGGCTAGCAGTTGCAACCCGTTCAATTACCCCACAGCTTGCTAATGCAATAGATTTAGGAGTAAAAGAAGGTTTAATTATTACAGCCGTTTTACCTGAAGGCCCAGCAGGTCGTGCAGGCATTCGTGGGAGTGATAGACTAGTACGACGGGCCAATATGTACCATTTAGAAGCAGATGTGTTAACTAAAGTAGGCAATTACCCCATAAAGAATGAAGAAGATCTTTATCGTGCATTAAATAACTTTAAACCTACAGACACAGTTCAAGTTGAAGTTTATCGAGACGGTCAACCTATCCAAATCACTATTAAACTTGAACCTAAGCCAAAGGCATATAATCGATAGTTTGGCTACTAAATGAAAGGAATAAAAACCGCAACTGGATAAGAAGAAACTAGATGAGTGTGAAAGAAACAACTAGTGTAAATGTATTAAGGGTAATGATGTTTTATTTTCCAAAAACATCATTTAGATACTATGCACTACTAGCATTAAAAGAAGTAATGAAATTAGAGGATGCTAAAGAAGTTTGGAGCAAAACTTTAGCACAACAGAGAAAATTAGCATTAAAACGCCCATACTACTCACTAGGTACAAATCATTTACTACGTTATATGGAATGGGATTGTGCTTTGTATCTTGCAGCACAAGAGCAAGGCATTGCACAATCTTCTGCTAAAGAACTTATTGAGAAGATAAATTGGTCTATATTTGGCCCTGCAAATAAAGCTGTTTTTTATATATCACGTCTTCGTAGCAGTCAATTGTTGACTAGGATTGATTGGATAATTAGTTTAATGTTTTTACTTATCTTTACGGCACCTTTTAAGTATCATAAACACAGTAATTCTAATGAGGTAGCCTTTGATGTAACTTTATGCCCACTAGCAAATTACTTTAAAGAACAAAATGTTGTTGAGTTAACCGCTTCTGCTGCCTGTTCTCTTGATAATCATATGGCGAATTTATGGGGGGTTACTCTTACTCGTCCTCAAACTATTGCACAAAATCAGCCATTTTGTGAGTTTCATTTTCAGCCAAAACTTGTAAAACTAGAATCAGCCAAGCAAAAATAAGAGCTAGTACTATAGTAGGCTTAGTGATATTAAATTAAATCAAAAAGGCAACCCACGAAGGTTGCCTTTTTTGTTAAATAATTTGTTTTTCTACAAAATTATTCTGTTGTTAAGCCAGGAATATTTGGTAGTAAACGAGTTCCTGTTGTAGGAGCTTGATGGCTAATTAAAGCCTTAGCTTGTTTAACTACATCATCAACAGTAAATCCAAAGTGTTTAAGTAATTCTTTTAGTGGGGCTGACGCACCAAATTCTCGACGAGCAATAACAGCACCTTCAAAACCAACATAACGCCGCCAACCAATAGATGTACCTGCCTCAACAGCTACACGAGCGCGACAGCTTGAAGGTAATACTTCTTCACGGTAAGAATCAGATTCTTCTTCAAATAATTCCCATGAAGGCATACTAACTACACGAGCGCGAACACCTTCAGCAATGAGTTTTTCATATGCTCCAACACACCATTGAACTTCTGAACCTGTACCAATCAAAATAACTTCGGGTGTGCCTTCACAATCAGCTAAAATATAAGCTCCACGATGAACACCTTTAGCTGAACCAAACTTGCTACGATCATAAGTTGGTAGAGCTTGACGGCTAAGGATTAAAGCTACTGGACGGTGATTATTGTTCATAATATAACGCCAGGATTCTGTTACTTCATTAGCATCTGCTGGGCGTAAGACAACTATATAAGGAATTGCACGGATAGAAGCTAGTTGTTCAATAGGTTGGTGTGTTGGGCCATCTTCGCCTACACCAATAGAATCATGTGTATAAATATAAGTAACAGGCAGTTCCATTAAAGCAGACAGTCTCATTGTAGGACGTGAATAGTCTGAGAAGATTAAAAATCCTGCTCCGTAAGGTCTTAATTTAGAAAGAGCCATTCCATTAAGAGTTGATCCCATTGCATGCTCACGTACTCCAAAATGGAAGTTACGACCGCCATAACTTTCTTTTTGGAACTCGCCGCCATCAGGAATACGGGTTTTAGTTGATGGAGCAAGGTCAGCAGCACCACCTAAAAACCAAGGTACTGCTTTAGCAACTGCGGCTAAAACTTTAGAAGAAGATTCACGGCTAGCTAAACCTTTAGGATCAGCAGGAAATTCTGGTAAATTAGCATCCCAATTTTCTGGAAGTCCTCCAGCTTGCATGGTTTCCCATTCTTTAGCTAGTTCTGGATATTCTTGGGCATAAGCAGCAAACTTAGCCTTCCACGCTTCTTCTTGTTCTTGACCGCGGTTAATACACATATTGGTAAAGTCATGAACGCGATCTGGTACAAGGAATTTTTCTTCTTCAGGCCAGCCATAGCGACGCTTGGTTAATCTAATCTCTTCATCTCCAAGCGGTTCACCGTGTGCGCCGTGAGTGTCTTGTTTGTTGGGTGCGCCCCAGGCAATGTGACTATCAACAATTATTAAAGTTGGACGTTCTTTTTCCTTGTCAGCTAAGGTTAATGCCTTAGCAAGCATTTCTGTGTCATTAGCATCACTTACACGTAAAACATTCCAATGATAAGCCATAAAACGTGCGCCAACATCTTCAGTAAATGCTAATGCTGTATTGCCTTCAATGGTAATGTGGTTATTATCATAAATCCAAACAATATTTGAGAGTCCTAAGTGACCAGCTAAAGAAGCTGCTTCACTAGAAACACCTTCCATCATACAGCCATCACCAGCAATAGCAAAAATCTTATAATTAACAATTTCATGACCGGGGCGATTAAAATGGCTAGCTAACCAGCGTTGGGCAATTCCCATACCAACGGAATTTGCTACACCTTGACCAAGTGGGCCTGTAGTAGTTTCTACACCTGGGGTTAAGTGATATTCCGGGTGGCCTGGGGTTTTACTATCCCACTGCCGGAAGTTTTTTAATTCTTCGAGAGGCAAATCATACCCAGAAATATGTAGCACGCTATAAAGCAACATAGAAGCATGACCAGCAGAAAGCACAAAGCGATCCCGATTGGGCCAATGTGGGTTTCTGGGGTTAAAGTGCATAAATTGGTTAAATAAAGTGTATGCTACAGGTGCTAATGCCATAGGGGTGCCTGGATGACCAGAATTGGCTTTTTGTACACCGTCCATTGCTAGGGTACGAATTGTTGTTATACAAAGCTCATCTAGAGACATTTTATCAAGACTCATTAAAAAATAGCTCCTTCCGTGGGTGTTTTTAATATGCTTTTCTATCAAGGATTTAGAGACTTACCTGGCGCGAACTATAACACACCAAATGGGTAAAAACAACCAAATGGGAACTACTTCTTAGATGTTTTCGAGATAGGTATCTTAACCAGCAAAGAGCTAAATATTTGTTAAAGTGTCACTAAGAAAAGTGTCATAATCAACCATATTTTCTAAACACTAACCATAATAATCTTTAGCAAAATGGAGGAATGGTTATGTTAAAAACTTGTCTTATTTGCCAATACAACCTCAAAGAAGAACTAAAATCTTGCCCTCAATGCGGTGTTCGATTTGATGAAAATATCTTACAAGAAGTAAATTCCATTAATTATCTACTTAGGGAAGTTCCAGCCTGGCGAAGTAACAAATTAATTGAACCTTGGGTTGAACAAGAACTCTTTCGCTTTTATGGTGGCCGTCGTCATAGCTTGATACAATCTATCTTGCCACAAATCTCATCCATCGAAGTAAATATAACTACTCCTGAACTATCACCTAATACATTTTTAGTTAAATCTCAACAACCTACTTCTGATAATGTTAGTTTAATTAATGATATTACGACTGATAACACTAGTAATATTTTAATCACAGAAAATAGTAAGTTAAATCAAGTAAGTGAAATAAATACCGCAAATAACATAAGTATGGAAGCATTACAAGATATAGCTGTTAGAAATGTTAAAAATGTCAAAGCTACTAATGTTGTTGCTAGTAATTCTAATGAAGCAAATATTTCACATAACAAATCCTTTAATTTTGTTCCATCTCCCCTACCTGAAGCAAAAAAGCCTTTAGGAGAAATAGTAGCAGAAAACATCAACACTATTTTTGCTGTTAGTGCAGCCTTGTTTGTTGGTGGAGTTGCTCTTTACTATAGAAATGAAATATATCGTGGACTTACTCAGCCCATAGTTCAAGCTGTTATCTTGATGTTAGTTACACTTGCTAGCTTAGTGACTGGGACTGTGCTAGTACGTAAAACTGCTGAACATGTTGCAGGCCGTGCTTTAAGTTTAACAGGTGCTTTACTTGTGCCAATAAATCCTTGGTTTTTGGTTCATTCTAATTTAATTACTGACACTGGACGAGGTTGGGTTTTAGGGCTGGCTTGTACTTTTCTTTATGGCTCAATAGCCTATTTTTTAAGAGATAGCTTGTTTGTTTATTTAAGCTTAGTAACAGGGCTTATTACTAGCTGGGTTTTAGCTTATAAATTTGCAGGAAACGTTGCATCTACTAGTACTTATGCTGTTGTTTTAATGGTTTATAGCATTATCTGTTTATTTGCTGAACAACATTTTAAGCTTGCTAGCACAGAAACAGAGTTTTCAAGAGAAAAAATAGGTCGTCCATTCTTTCATTTTGCCCAAGTTGGTATAGCCTTAACCTTACTGTTTTATACTCCATTAATAGATTTACTTCCAAAAGAATTTATTGCTACTAAAAAGCATTTTGACCCGAGTTATAGTAGTCTGATGACGGTTTGGTTAGCCCTGGCCGCTGCTTTTGCTTATAGTTATTCGGCTGTAGTGCGTCGAGCTAGCTACTTTGTTTACCTTGCTATAGCGGCTCTTTATTGGTCAGAAATCTCTTTATTTATCCATCTAAAAAGCTCTATAAGTAATTTCTATTTAGCAATTGCTGGGACTACTTTGCTTTTAGGGGTAGTTGGACAAAAAGCAAACTTAGAAGAATTTTATAGTAAGCCAATAAGTCTATTTACTAGAGCAGTTGGAGAGATTTATTTAGTAATTGGTGTTGTCTATTTACTTTTTGCTATTTCTGCTAGTTGGACAACAATTTTGGCTTTTGTTTTAGTAGCCATAATGTTTCAAGCAAAATTAAATAACTTATCAAGCGAGCAAATAACTTATAGAGTCGCTCTTTTATCTTTAGTTGCTTATATTTTATCTTTGACCAACTTAGCCTTGGACAAAGATATTTTCTTGATTCTACAGCCAAGTATTGCTGTTGTAGCACTAGTGTTAAGTTCTAGGTTAGAAAAAACTAATCAAAGTTCTTTAAGTCAGGCTTGGCAAAAAATTTCTTTGCTGATAGTGACAATTTCAATTTATAAACTTGCTCAAATGTCTATTAGCAAAGACTTTGATTATTTAACCTTAGCAATTTTTTGGCTAGAAATAGCATTGATTTTTGCTGCTCTTAGCTATCAACTTAAGGAAGAAAGCTACAAGATTTTACCAGCAATCTTTTCAACTAGCTTAGGAACTATTGCTTATGGTTTAGTATTAGCCAAATATAATTATTTAGATCGTAAAGAAGCCCTTGTCGCCTTTGCCCTACTAGCTTTTATTTATTTTGCAGTTTCTCAAACAACAATTTTATGGCAAGCAATAAAAGACGCTTTTTCTTATTTATCTGTATTTTTAAGCTTTGCCCTGTTACTTTGCTGTTCTTGGTTAACTTTAGAGCTAGTTATAGAAAACAAAACCTCTGTTTTTGCTGCTCCTATAGCTCTAACTCTAGCTTTAATCGGTGCAAAAGAGTTTTTGCATTTAAAGGAACAAAAACATCTATTAAATTCAATCTTGCTAGGTGTAATTGGAATACTATTTGTACCTAATCTATTAGCAATACTTAGTATTACTAGTCATAGATCATTGTTTTTTGCTTTAACTACCTTGGCAATCGGTTATTTAATTATTGCTAAACTAGAAAAACGCCAAATAGACAAAGAAATTTATGCTACTTTTGAAGTTTTAGCTAATCTAGTAATAGTAATCAGTGGACTAGGATTTTTAGCTATTGGATATAATTTCTACACTGACCAATTTTCATTTTTTACAACTCTAGGATTTTTGCAAATAGTTCTATTTTATGGACTTGGAACTTATTTAAGTAATGATCAAAAACTTTCCCAAGCCTATAGCCATTTTACTTTTAGCCTTTTGCTTGTAACAACTTGTCTTTTTGGAAATTATTGTGGACTAAGAAATTGGGGAGATTTAGCCGCAATTCTTATGCCTGTTCTAATGCTTTATTTAGTGGCAGATGCTTTCTTAAGTAAAACTAAATTTGTTGGAGCAAGTGCAGTTGCTCAATTTGCACAACCTCTAGTAATAGCCTTAGGCTTATGGTCAGGACTTTTTAGAACTACAACTCATATTGCTACAGCCTTCTTTTTTGCAGAAATCGCTGCTTTTTATCTTTTAGCTACAATAATTAGAAAAGAAGTCGTTAATTTTTATGTTGCTCAAGTAGCTATAGTTATTACTTCGTGGAAATTACTACAATATGTCAACGTTGAAACTAGCTATTTTATGATATTTTATGCAATCTATGGTGCAGCACTGTTTTATATAGAAAATAAGACTAAGGCTGCATACCAATGGCTTAATCTAGCAATAAGCAATTCTGCTAGTGGAGTGTTAGCTTTTACTTTACTTGGGATAACATTTCAAAGTTTATTTTCATTAGAATTAAATGATCCTAATTTGACACCTTATCTAGTGTCTTTACTATTAATTATAGGGATTTTTGCATTACTTTCTACTAAACTTGAAAACCAGGCTCTTAAGCAATTTTACAAAATATCTACATTCTATTTAGGTGGACTAACTTACTTAACCCTAGGTGTTAGACTAGGTTATGACCTTTTAACACAAACTGAATTTTATAGCTTACCTATTGGAGCATTAATTTTATGGGCAGGCTACTCAGCTAAAAAGAAATCTGAGAAAATTGGCGATTTTTGGCTAGCCCTAGGTGCTTTACTTTGGGTATTACCAACAATGCTTCATGTAATGGGCTACCGTTTTATTACTCGGCAACCTGCTTTAGAATATGATTTTACTTTATTATTATGTTCTTTAGCATTAATTTTAGGTGGCATTTTACTACAAATTAAAACACCTGTTATGATTGGTGGAGCAAGCTTTCTAACAGCAATAGCAATAATAGTTTTTAGCGTGGTTCAATGGGAACAACAATGGCTATCTGTAGTTATGATTTTACTAGCAATAATCGTTTTTGTTTCAGCCTGGGCTATACATTATCGCTATAAACATCATCAATCAACAGAGTCAACTCATATAAATTGACGCAGGTCTGATAATGACAAACGGGAAAAGTAAAGCTCCTTTTAGTTCTAAGTTATATTTACCTAAGCTAGATAAAGAACCTAAAACTATTTTTGAATATTTAATAACTAGATTTCCACATCTTGAAGCTGAAATTTTAGCTTCAAGAATTGAGGAAAAAGAACTTTTTCTTGATGACAATAGCGCGATAACTTTATCAACTCCTTACAAAGCAGGACTTACAATTTTTTATCATCGCGCGACTGATAAAGAAGAAATAATCCCATTTCAAGAACAAGTTATTTTTGAAAATGATGAAATTTTGGTAGTTGATAAGCCGCCTTTTCTTCCCGTCACCCCATCAGGAAAGTATGTTAATGAATGTTTGTTATCTCGTTTAATACATAAATATGATTATAAAGAACTTACTCCAATTCATCGCATTGATCTTGAAACTTCTGGACTAGTATTATTTTCTAAAAATAATCAGACTAGACATTTATATCATCAACTATTTCAAACTAGACAAGTTGTTAAACAGTACTATGCAGTTTGTCAGCTTAACGATTGCAAAAAATTGGAAATTGGCAACAAGTGGACGATTGCAAACCGAATTGCAACAGGCGAGCCTTGGTATAGAATGAAAATTGTTGAAGGTGAGGCAAACGCTACTACAGAAGTACAACTAATTGATTATAAAGAAGAAAAAGCTCTCTTTTTATTAACTCCAATTACAGGAAAAAAGCATCAATTAAGACTTCATTTAACAAGTTTAGGGTTTAATATCTTAAATGATTTGCTTTATCCAGAAATAATAAAAAACACTAATTTAGATTACTCTAAAGTTTTGCAACTACTAGCCTACCATTTATCATTTAAAGATCCTTTAATAAATCAGGAAATTAAATTTTTTTCAAATCAAAAACTAAACTGGTAAAAATTATTTATAAATCTACTTGTTTTTCTAATCTAAAGTTGTAGTATTGGTTACTTCGTTTTGAGATTTCTTATCAAATATAATTTTTATTGACTAGCAATATTACTCTATCTGTTTAGTAATATTAATGTGTGGAAAGGTCTAAGTTAATGAGAAATAAAAGTTTATTGTTACTACTATTTTGTTTGATTTATTCTTTTACTTACATTTCTGTTTTAGCACAAAGTGGTTCAACTACAGCTAGCGTTGTTGGAACGGTCAAAGATCCACAAAAGGCATTGATAGCAGGTGCAACAGTCACCCTTACAAGAATAGAAACAAATTCTGTTCGCACTTTTGAAACAAATCAAGAAGGAGTATTTCAACAAGTTCAATTGCCTCCTGGTAGTTATGAAATGACTGTATCTGCACCAGGTTATAAACAAATTAAAACCAAATTTGAAATTAGCATTGGCTCAACTATTTTGTCAGAAGTTGAATTACCATTAGATAATGCCACAAATGAGGTTATAGAAGTTAGGGCCGATAATATTTTTAGTGAAGTAAAAACAGAAAGTAGTAATAATAATGATCTTTCTCGAATCAGCGGACTACCAATAAACCGAAGAGATTTTTTAGATTTTGCATTAACTTCTCCAAGAGTAGTTTTTGATCGTGTTCCAAATCAAGGAATTTTTTCTACATCAGGACTTTCATTTAATGGTCAATCGGGTAGATTCAATAATATTACTATTGATGGCCTAGATAACAATGATGTTAATCAAGGTGCTGTAAGAGCAACATTTAGTCAGGAAGCTGTACAAGAATTTCAAGTTGTGTCTGATGGCTATTCTGCCGAATTTGGCCGCGCTTTAGCTGGAATAGTTAATATTGTAACTAAAACTGGTGGAAATGATTTTCATGGAAGTTTATTTTTCTTAAATCGTAATGATGAAATTAGTGCGCGAAATACTTTTGATAAACTTCGCTCTCCTTATTCTCAATACCAATTTGGAGCTACTTTAGGTGGGCCAATAAAACGTGATAGAGCCTTTTTCTTTAGTTCTTTTGAACGCTTAACCATTAAGCAAAATAACATTGTTACTATTTCTGACGACACAGTTCGAGCAGGACGTAACTTAAATTACTTTTTAGGTAATGGCAATCAACCTTTTTCTGTTGGAACTACTTCTTTTTTAGGTCGTGTAGATGTTCGAGTTAATGAAAACGATACATTTTGGGTTCGATATAATAATAGTTATACTTATGATGGTGGATTTGAACCCTTTGGAGATTTAAGAGATAGAACTAGTGGCGGTATCTTAAATGTAGATGATAATACAGTTGCTTTTAATAATACTTATGTTAGTGCAGCACTTAACTTAGTTAATGAAACTAGGTTTCTTTATAGTCGGCGTAATCAAGGGACTTTACCTGTTAGTGATGATGCAGGAGTACAGCTACTTACCCCTGAAGGAAATGTTTCTTTTGGGCATAATAATTTTGTTCCTGAGTTTAACTCACAGCGAGTTTATCAAATATTAAACAATGTTTCGTTAACTAGAGGAAGGCATCAAATTAAATTTGGAGCAGATTTTACTTCTATAAGAAGATTGCCTCAAAGCGAACCAGCTTTATTTCCTGATGGTTTTGGAGTATTTACTAACTTAGATTTTTCTGTGCTTTTAGGTATGCCGGGACTACCTTCTTTAACAGGTCTTCAAAGCTTTGATCCAAGTTTACGTACACCAGAACAGCAAGCTTTTCTTACCTTTTTATCATCAGCTATACCAGGGCTTCCATCAGGACTAAATCTTGCTCAACAATCCATTCCTATAACTTTTTTACAAGGTTTTGGTGATAGAGCTATAGAAGTAACACCTAAGCTTTTTTCTACATTTGTTCAAGATGATATTCGAGTAAAACAAAACCTAATAGTCAAACTTGGCCTACGTTATGATATTACTAGAGTTAATTTTACTCCTAGTAACAATGGTAATTTTAGCCCTCGTATTTCAATAGCTTATAAGCCAACAAAATTACCTCGTGTAAATGTTCGCGCTTCTTATGGTTTGTTTTTTGCTTTGCCTTTTACTAGAGCAACCGTTAGTTCTCGATCTAGTCAAATTGGCTCAAGCCTTTTGTTTGTTCCTTTTCCTTTTTCTGCGCTCCCTTTCTCTTTACCAAAACATAAATTTGCTTCAATAGATCAAGTACCTCCAAATCTTTCTGTTATCCCTCAACTTAGTTTGTCTACACAATACCAAAAAGACTTAAAGAGCAGTTACTCACAACAAATTACACTAGGTGTTGACTATCTAGTTGCTAATAATACAGTAGTTGCTCTTTCTTATAATTTTGTTAGAGGTATTAGGCTATTTTCATTACGTGATATAAATCCCGTAGTAAATCCAGTACCAGGTGATCCACTAACAAGTATGATTGTTGGCCGAATAGATAAGACTCGGGGTTCTGTACTACAATTTGAATCGGCTTTTGATAGTTATTAT from Blastocatellia bacterium includes these protein-coding regions:
- a CDS encoding L-2-amino-thiazoline-4-carboxylic acid hydrolase, producing MSVKETTSVNVLRVMMFYFPKTSFRYYALLALKEVMKLEDAKEVWSKTLAQQRKLALKRPYYSLGTNHLLRYMEWDCALYLAAQEQGIAQSSAKELIEKINWSIFGPANKAVFYISRLRSSQLLTRIDWIISLMFLLIFTAPFKYHKHSNSNEVAFDVTLCPLANYFKEQNVVELTASAACSLDNHMANLWGVTLTRPQTIAQNQPFCEFHFQPKLVKLESAKQK
- a CDS encoding trypsin-like peptidase domain-containing protein; protein product: MYRLTVRQLILLSVISAVLAGGIVAIYDRYWRFALSTASTNTEITSTPIDTETPKIAKTDAFSLDEQNNIQVYDNISPGVVNITSTAYLEDFWGNEVEAQQGTGSGSIIDKKGHILTNVHVIKDAQELTVTLADKSTYKAKVIGKDPDNDLAVIKIDAPIEKLHVVPLGNSQELRIGQKVLAIGNPFGLDRTLTRGIISGLGRPLKTANGRTVDNVIQTDASINPGNSGGPLLNANGEMIGVNTAIYSPSGGSVGIGFAVPVDIAKRVIPELINYGQVLRPWLAVATRSITPQLANAIDLGVKEGLIITAVLPEGPAGRAGIRGSDRLVRRANMYHLEADVLTKVGNYPIKNEEDLYRALNNFKPTDTVQVEVYRDGQPIQITIKLEPKPKAYNR
- the tkt gene encoding transketolase gives rise to the protein MSLDKMSLDELCITTIRTLAMDGVQKANSGHPGTPMALAPVAYTLFNQFMHFNPRNPHWPNRDRFVLSAGHASMLLYSVLHISGYDLPLEELKNFRQWDSKTPGHPEYHLTPGVETTTGPLGQGVANSVGMGIAQRWLASHFNRPGHEIVNYKIFAIAGDGCMMEGVSSEAASLAGHLGLSNIVWIYDNNHITIEGNTALAFTEDVGARFMAYHWNVLRVSDANDTEMLAKALTLADKEKERPTLIIVDSHIAWGAPNKQDTHGAHGEPLGDEEIRLTKRRYGWPEEEKFLVPDRVHDFTNMCINRGQEQEEAWKAKFAAYAQEYPELAKEWETMQAGGLPENWDANLPEFPADPKGLASRESSSKVLAAVAKAVPWFLGGAADLAPSTKTRIPDGGEFQKESYGGRNFHFGVREHAMGSTLNGMALSKLRPYGAGFLIFSDYSRPTMRLSALMELPVTYIYTHDSIGVGEDGPTHQPIEQLASIRAIPYIVVLRPADANEVTESWRYIMNNNHRPVALILSRQALPTYDRSKFGSAKGVHRGAYILADCEGTPEVILIGTGSEVQWCVGAYEKLIAEGVRARVVSMPSWELFEEESDSYREEVLPSSCRARVAVEAGTSIGWRRYVGFEGAVIARREFGASAPLKELLKHFGFTVDDVVKQAKALISHQAPTTGTRLLPNIPGLTTE
- a CDS encoding PilZ domain-containing protein, whose translation is MQGFCDSCEESVDHLFDLTRLPEFREVVRRQNYRKVCQLCYDDLYDDMKQQQENQDRRTEVRHSIKLKIGISGVDREGQKFSEQTFTHDVSLSGAKISITHQIEQGSVLTLSVPDTKFEAAVIIELVWQDGKSNSAGLKIVEASDAWAKMISQAIETTNTKKS
- a CDS encoding pseudouridine synthase; the protein is MTNGKSKAPFSSKLYLPKLDKEPKTIFEYLITRFPHLEAEILASRIEEKELFLDDNSAITLSTPYKAGLTIFYHRATDKEEIIPFQEQVIFENDEILVVDKPPFLPVTPSGKYVNECLLSRLIHKYDYKELTPIHRIDLETSGLVLFSKNNQTRHLYHQLFQTRQVVKQYYAVCQLNDCKKLEIGNKWTIANRIATGEPWYRMKIVEGEANATTEVQLIDYKEEKALFLLTPITGKKHQLRLHLTSLGFNILNDLLYPEIIKNTNLDYSKVLQLLAYHLSFKDPLINQEIKFFSNQKLNW